In one Candidatus Nitronereus thalassa genomic region, the following are encoded:
- the ftsH gene encoding ATP-dependent zinc metalloprotease FtsH: MDKKQRISIWYFLIAFWLLIIFQEVYLASQHLDEVPYSQFKIWLAEDKVDEIAITDTEINGKLKPETPDKEPQWFKTIRVDDPNLVKQLEEKGVEYAGVIVSTLWRDVASWVIPILIFAGVWFWLLRKMGQGAGGGFMRIGQSKAKIYVEKDIKVKMSDVAGVDEAKDELVEVIEFLKTPQKFTRIGGRIPKGVLLVGPPGTGKTLLAKAIAGESGVTFFSISGSEFVEMFVGVGAARVRDLFEQAKGKAPCIIFIDELDALGKARGTGPMTHEEREQTLNQLLVEMDGFDPKVGVIILAATNRPEILDPALMRAGRFDRQVLVDRPDRKGREAILKIHSKIIQMGPDVKLENIAAMTPGMVGADLANIINEGALLAVRRDREIVEQRDLEEAVERVVAGLEKKNRILSQEERRRVAHHEIGHALVALSLKGVDPVQKISIIPRGIAALGYTLQTPTEDRYLLTRSELENKIAVLLGGRIAEEIVFGEASTGAADDLQKATNIAKRMVKDYGMSDLLGTVSLENAAQPTFLQTRESSYGHEYSEETAREIDQEVRKFIDNQANRVKDLLTELKPVLLEAAQVLMTKETMTGDDLRALMEGREKGAGLQTI, from the coding sequence ATGGATAAAAAACAGCGCATTTCAATTTGGTACTTTCTCATTGCCTTTTGGCTCCTCATCATCTTTCAGGAAGTCTACCTGGCCTCCCAACACCTGGATGAGGTGCCCTATAGTCAATTTAAGATTTGGCTTGCCGAGGACAAGGTGGACGAAATCGCCATTACCGATACCGAGATAAACGGAAAGCTCAAACCCGAAACCCCAGATAAGGAGCCACAGTGGTTTAAAACTATCCGCGTTGACGATCCCAACTTGGTCAAACAGCTAGAGGAAAAAGGGGTGGAATATGCTGGGGTCATTGTTAGCACGCTGTGGCGCGATGTGGCTTCCTGGGTCATTCCCATTTTAATTTTTGCCGGCGTGTGGTTTTGGCTGTTGCGCAAAATGGGGCAAGGCGCAGGGGGAGGGTTCATGCGAATTGGCCAATCCAAGGCCAAAATCTATGTGGAAAAAGACATCAAGGTGAAGATGAGCGATGTTGCAGGAGTAGATGAAGCGAAAGATGAGCTTGTCGAGGTCATCGAATTTTTGAAAACTCCGCAAAAATTCACTCGGATCGGTGGAAGAATCCCAAAGGGGGTGTTGCTCGTCGGACCCCCAGGTACGGGAAAAACCCTGTTGGCTAAGGCCATTGCGGGGGAGTCAGGGGTGACGTTCTTTTCCATCAGTGGATCGGAGTTTGTAGAAATGTTTGTAGGCGTGGGGGCTGCGCGCGTGCGTGATTTATTTGAGCAAGCCAAAGGCAAAGCCCCATGCATAATTTTCATTGATGAATTGGATGCCCTGGGCAAGGCCCGTGGCACTGGACCCATGACCCATGAAGAGCGGGAGCAAACCCTCAACCAGTTGCTCGTGGAAATGGATGGGTTTGATCCCAAAGTGGGGGTGATTATTTTGGCCGCAACGAACCGGCCCGAAATCCTTGACCCCGCATTGATGCGAGCTGGCCGGTTTGATCGACAAGTGCTCGTGGATCGACCGGATCGGAAAGGTCGCGAAGCCATTTTAAAAATCCACTCGAAAATTATTCAAATGGGACCAGACGTCAAACTGGAGAACATCGCGGCCATGACACCAGGAATGGTTGGGGCTGATCTGGCTAACATTATTAATGAAGGCGCGCTGTTAGCAGTTCGTCGTGATCGGGAAATTGTTGAGCAGCGTGATTTGGAAGAAGCGGTGGAACGGGTCGTGGCAGGATTAGAAAAAAAGAATCGAATTCTCAGCCAAGAAGAAAGGCGACGCGTAGCCCATCACGAAATCGGGCATGCCCTAGTAGCCTTGTCTCTCAAGGGTGTGGACCCTGTGCAAAAGATTTCGATTATTCCTCGAGGTATTGCTGCCTTGGGCTACACACTGCAGACGCCAACAGAGGACCGTTACTTACTCACCCGCAGCGAGCTAGAAAACAAAATTGCCGTGTTGCTTGGTGGTCGTATAGCGGAAGAAATAGTTTTTGGCGAAGCGTCAACCGGCGCTGCCGACGATCTGCAAAAAGCCACGAACATTGCCAAGCGTATGGTCAAAGACTATGGCATGAGCGATTTGTTGGGTACTGTGTCTTTGGAGAACGCGGCCCAACCCACGTTTCTTCAAACCAGAGAATCCAGTTACGGACATGAGTATTCTGAAGAAACTGCTAGAGAAATCGACCAGGAAGTTCGCAAGTTCATCGATAACCAAGCCAACCGAGTAAAAGATCTCCTCACCGAACTCAAGCCCGTCCTCCTCGAAGCCGCACAAGTGCTCATGACAAAAGAAACCATGACCGGCGACGATTTACGAGCATTAATGGAGGGTAGAGAGAAAGGAGCGGGGCTGCAAACTATCTAA
- a CDS encoding cation transporting ATPase C-terminal domain-containing protein: MPCGNNWILLFGILAAQGIYILAMYVPMTQSVLHVTPVSLEEWGTLLFLASTILITVEIFKVVKRRSV; the protein is encoded by the coding sequence TTGCCTTGCGGCAATAATTGGATTCTCCTATTTGGTATCCTGGCAGCCCAAGGCATTTATATTCTGGCCATGTATGTGCCCATGACCCAGTCGGTTCTTCATGTAACCCCAGTATCTTTGGAAGAATGGGGAACCCTGCTATTCTTGGCCTCCACCATCCTCATCACCGTGGAAATTTTCAAGGTCGTCAAAAGACGATCGGTGTAA